A portion of the Pseudorasbora parva isolate DD20220531a chromosome 1, ASM2467924v1, whole genome shotgun sequence genome contains these proteins:
- the ctrb.3 gene encoding serine protease yields the protein MSFLWLLSCVAFVSAAYGCGVPAIPPVVSGYARIVNGEEAVPHSWPWQVSLQDFTGWHFCGGSLINEYWVVTAAHCGVRTSHRVILGEHNKGSGNTQEDTQTMKVSKVFTHPQWNSNTIENDIALVKLTSPVSLNAHVSPVCLAEASDEFAPGMTCVTSGWGVTKHNALLTPNELQQVALPLLSNQDCKNYWGSNIHDVMICAGAAGASSCMGDSGGPLVCQKGDVWTLVGIVSWGSSRCDTSIPGVYARVTELRDWVDQILASN from the exons ATGTCTTTCCTGTGGCTCCTGTCCTGCGTTGCTTTTGTTAGTGCAGCCTATG GCTGTGGTGTTCCTGCCATTCCTCCTGTTGTCAGTGGCTATGCCCGTATTGTGAATGGTGAGGAGGCAGTTCCTCACTCCTGGCCCTGGCAGGTCTCCTTGCAG GACTTCACTGGCTGGCACTTCTGTGGTGGCTCTCTGATCAATGAGTACTGGGTTGTGACTGCTGCTCACTGCGGTGTGAG AACTAGTCACCGTGTGATCCTGGGAGAGCATAACAAGGGAAGTGGCAACACTCAGGAGGACACGCAGACTATGAAAGTGTCGAAA GTGTTCACCCATCCTCAGTGGAACTCTAATACCATCGAGAATGACATTGCCTTAGTCAAGCTGACCTCCCCCGTCTCACTGAACGCCCACGTGTCTCCTGTTTGTCTTGCTGAGGCTTCAGATGAATTTGCTCCTGGCATGACATGTGTGACTTCTGGCTGGGGAGTGACCAAACACAACG cTCTCTTAACCCCTAATGAACTCCAGCAGGTCGCTCTGCCTCTGCTGTCCAACCAGGACTGTAAGAACTACTGGGGAAGCAATATCCACGATGTCATGATTTGTGCTGGTGCTGCTGGTGCCTCCTCTTGCATG GGTGACTCTGGTGGTCCTCTGGTGTGTCAGAAGGGTGATGTCTGGACACTGGTGGGTATTGTGTCCTGGGGAAGCAGTCGTTGTGACACCAGTATACCTGGTGTGTACGCCCGTGTCACTGAGCTTCGCGACTGGGTGGATCAGATTCTGGCTTCCAACTAA
- the LOC137084408 gene encoding chymotrypsin A-like: protein MAFLWILSCLAFFGAAYGCGVPAIPPVVTGYARIVNGEEARPHSWPWQVSLQDSTGFHFCGGSLINEMWVVTAAHCNVRTSHRVVLGEHDRSSNSEAIQTIAVGKSIKHPNYNSFTINNDILLIKLATPAQINTRISPVCLAETTDNFPGGMKCVTSGWGLTRYNAPDTPALLQQAALPLLTNDDCKRYWGTNITDLMICAGAAGASSCMGDSGGPLVCEKNGVWTLVGIVSWGSSTCSTSTPAVYARVTKLRAWVDQTIASN, encoded by the exons ATGGCCTTCTTGTGGATCCTCTCCTGTCTTGCCTTCTTTGGTGCAGCCTATG GCTGTGGCGTTCCTGCCATCCCCCCTGTTGTCACTGGCTATGCCAGGATTGTGAACGGTGAGGAGGCACGACCTCACTCCTGGCCCTGGCAGGTGTCTCTGCAG gaCTCCACTGGCTTCCACTTTTGTGGTGGCTCCCTGATCAACGAGATGTGGGTTGTAACTGCTGCTCACTGCAATGTCAG gACCTCCCACCGTGTTGTCCTGGGTGAGCATGATCGTTCATCCAATTCTGAGGCCATTCAGACCATTGCTGTTGGAAAA TCCATCAAGCACCCTAACTACAACAGCTTCACCATCAACAACGACATCCTCCTGATCAAGCTGGCCACTCCCGCTCAGATCAACACACGCATTTCTCCCGTGTGCCTCGCTGAAACCACTGACAACTTCCCCGGAGGCATGAAGTGTGTGACTTCAGGATGGGGCCTGACCAGGTACAATG CCCCTGATACCCCTGCCCTGCTCCAGCAGGCCGCTCTGCCTCTGCTGACCAACGATGACTGCAAGCGTTACTGGGGAACCAACATCACTGATCTGATGATCTGTGCTGGAGCCGCTGGTGCTTCTTCTTGCATG GGTGATTCTGGTGGTCCTCTGGTCTGTGAGAAGAATGGAGTCTGGACTCTGGTTGGTATCGTGTCCTGGGGAAGCAGCACCTGCTCCACTTCCACTCCTGCTGTGTACGCCCGTGTCACCAAACTCCGTGCCTGGGTTGACCAGACCATTGCTTCAAACTAA
- the agrp gene encoding agouti-related protein isoform X1 gives MIMMLNTAILCCFLINVMVMASHPNLRRSEHTFALSDSDILPVVEHLEINSAEEKLLEDFGSYEEDLGKAVRLQRRGTRSPSRCIPHQQSCLGHHLPCCNPCDTCYCRFFKAFCYCRSMDHTCKN, from the exons ATGATTATGATGCTGAACACAGCGATCTTATGCTGTTTTTTGATAAATGTCATGGTGATGGCATCACATCCAAACCTGAGACGTAGTGAACACACTTTTGCTCTGTCTGACTCAG ACATACTACCTGTAGTGGAGCACCTTGAAATAAACTCTGCAGAAGAAAAACTGCTAGAAGATTTTGGATCCTATGAAGAG GATCTGGGTAAAGCTGTACGACTGCAGAGAAGAGGCACACGCTCCCCTAGCCGCTGTATCCCACATCAGCAGTCCTGCCTAGGCCATCACCTGCCCTGCTGTAACCCCTGCGATACATGTTACTGCCGTTTCTTTAAAGCCTTCTGTTACTGCCGTAGCATGGACCACACCTGCAAAAACTAA
- the LOC137084415 gene encoding chymotrypsin A-like encodes MAFIWILSCLAFVGTAYGCGVPAIPPVVTGYARIVNGEEARPHSWPWQVSLQDSTGFHFCGGSLISEYWVVTAAHCNVRTSHRVILGEHDRSSNAEPIQTMTVGKVFKHPNYNSFTINNDILLIKLATPAQLTTRISPVCLAETTDNFPGGMKCVTSGWGLTRYNAPDTPALLQQAALPLLTNDDCKRYWGTNITDLMICAGAAGASSCMGDSGGPLVCEKNGVWTLVGIVSWGSSTCSTNSPGVYARVTKLRAWVDQTIAAN; translated from the exons ATGGCTTTCATCTGGATTCTGTCGTGTCTTGCTTTCGTTGGAACTGCCTATG GCTGTGGCGTTCCTGCCATCCCCCCTGTTGTCACTGGCTACGCCAGGATTGTGAACGGTGAGGAGGCACGACCTCACTCCTGGCCCTGGCAGGTGTCTCTGCAG GACTCCACTGGCTTCCACTTCTGTGGTGGCTCACTGATCAGTGAGTACTGGGTTGTGACTGCTGCTCACTGCAATGTC AGGACCTCTCATCGTGTCATCCTGGGTGAGCATGATCGTTCCTCCAATGCTGAGCCTATTCAGACCATGACTGTTGGAAAG GTTTTCAAGCACCCTAACTACAACAGCTTCACCATCAACAACGACATCCTCCTGATCAAGCTGGCCACTCCTGCTCAGCTCACCACGCGCATTTCTCCCGTGTGCCTCGCTGAAACCACTGACAACTTCCCCGGAGGCATGAAGTGTGTGACTTCAGGATGGGGCCTGACCAGGTACAATG CCCCTGATACTCCTGCCCTGCTCCAGCAGGCCGCTCTGCCTCTGCTGACCAACGATGACTGCAAGCGTTACTGGGGAACCAACATCACTGATCTGATGATCTGTGCTGGAGCCGCTGGTGCTTCTTCTTGCATG GGTGATTCTGGTGGTCCTCTGGTCTGTGAGAAGAATGGAGTCTGGACTCTGGTTGGTATCGTGTCCTGGGGAAGCAGCACCTGCTCCACCAACTCACCTGGTGTGTACGCCCGTGTCACCAAACTCCGTGCCTGGGTTGACCAGACCATTGCTGCAAACTAA